A window of Methanolobus sediminis contains these coding sequences:
- a CDS encoding AI-2E family transporter → MNNTSKMLQALLMLSILAAVLVYALYPYINAFFGAFILYVVFKPLYTYLVTKQKINKSVAAFTIILLTIVLIMIPLYFLMTIIIIQIQSMLFDTDTLLTQVSNINTYISQVHLSSLPIEIDLQAKLAEIVTAAANYFSILLLNAVQSLGQRVIEFIIMYFLLYYLFVGANSTCSVKLTNAIPFSRENTALLQKEFTNIVNATLISSGIIAVVQGGLLTLTFLLLGVSGAFLWGFVAMLLSFLPVVGATMIWIPAVIIQIAQHDYFTAVGIFIGGIILSSVDNFLRPIIQDKVGRIHPLESLIGVIIGLNLFGLLGIFIGPLLISYVALMAKMFNEEYLSENKTDTD, encoded by the coding sequence ATGAACAATACAAGTAAGATGCTTCAGGCACTACTAATGCTTTCCATACTTGCAGCAGTTCTTGTATATGCATTATATCCTTACATAAACGCATTTTTCGGTGCATTTATCCTGTACGTTGTTTTTAAACCTTTATACACGTACCTTGTTACAAAACAGAAGATAAACAAAAGTGTGGCTGCTTTTACGATAATTCTTCTTACTATTGTCCTTATAATGATACCCCTGTATTTCCTGATGACTATAATTATAATCCAGATACAGAGTATGCTTTTTGATACGGACACTTTACTGACCCAGGTTTCAAATATCAATACCTATATAAGTCAAGTTCATTTATCCAGCCTGCCAATTGAGATAGATCTGCAGGCAAAACTGGCAGAGATAGTGACAGCAGCAGCAAACTATTTCAGCATATTACTTTTAAATGCAGTCCAAAGCCTTGGACAGAGGGTTATAGAATTTATTATTATGTATTTCCTGCTCTATTACCTGTTTGTTGGCGCAAATTCAACTTGTTCTGTAAAACTTACAAATGCAATACCTTTCAGCAGAGAGAACACAGCATTATTACAAAAGGAATTTACAAATATTGTCAATGCAACACTTATAAGTTCAGGAATTATTGCTGTTGTACAGGGCGGATTGCTCACTCTTACATTCCTGCTGCTTGGAGTTTCCGGAGCATTCCTCTGGGGATTTGTGGCTATGTTATTATCATTCCTGCCTGTTGTAGGAGCCACGATGATATGGATTCCTGCAGTCATTATTCAGATAGCTCAACATGACTATTTTACAGCCGTAGGGATATTCATCGGAGGAATTATTCTCAGTTCGGTTGATAATTTCCTGAGGCCGATAATACAGGACAAAGTTGGAAGGATCCATCCACTGGAATCACTCATCGGAGTTATCATTGGCCTCAATCTATTCGGTCTTCTGGGAATTTTTATCGGGCCTTTGCTGATATCATACGTTGCCCTTATGGCAAAAATGTTCAATGAAGAGTACCTGTCTGAAAATAAGACAGATACAGATTAA
- a CDS encoding YihY/virulence factor BrkB family protein yields MKTTLDRWTKEDGITNSASLSFHALIGIPSLLLFTLFIGSIFLKQQLLQAAILTDVSVFAGDVAIEALNTLFTQLSVSSPSNFGIVFSFLIYLWSAGNIFFQIKKLINKMWGLTPSNKHWLHQFFHTRLSALIGALAFGIIVSVSTLFEMIFFVISDALQAAFSVSVNSIQYASFGINFLTLILLFMYLFRILPDATMDIKYVFMGSLLTVLLLTLGKYVIGIYLSYSSITTVYGTIGSILVVLLWIYMSSIIVTFMIVFMGVYADYDSHMRGKVL; encoded by the coding sequence ATGAAAACGACGCTGGACAGGTGGACGAAAGAGGATGGGATCACAAATAGTGCATCCCTTTCTTTCCATGCACTTATAGGTATTCCCTCGTTGCTCCTTTTCACATTATTTATTGGAAGTATCTTCCTGAAACAACAATTACTTCAAGCAGCCATCCTGACAGATGTATCAGTTTTTGCAGGTGATGTTGCAATAGAAGCATTAAATACCCTCTTTACTCAACTTTCTGTGAGCAGCCCCAGTAACTTTGGAATCGTATTCAGTTTTCTGATATATCTATGGAGTGCAGGTAATATCTTTTTTCAGATAAAAAAACTGATTAACAAAATGTGGGGCCTTACTCCGTCAAATAAACATTGGCTACATCAGTTTTTCCATACAAGGTTATCTGCTTTGATCGGAGCTCTTGCATTTGGTATAATAGTGTCAGTGAGCACTCTGTTCGAGATGATATTCTTTGTTATATCTGATGCCTTACAGGCAGCATTTTCAGTATCGGTAAATTCGATCCAATATGCAAGCTTTGGTATAAACTTCCTTACTCTTATCCTTCTTTTCATGTACCTTTTCAGAATACTCCCAGATGCAACCATGGATATCAAATATGTGTTTATGGGCTCATTGCTTACGGTATTGTTATTGACGCTGGGAAAATATGTAATAGGCATCTATCTGTCCTACAGCAGCATAACAACGGTTTACGGGACCATTGGTTCAATACTTGTAGTTCTCCTGTGGATATACATGTCCTCCATCATAGTAACTTTCATGATAGTATTCATGGGAGTGTATGCTGATTATGATTCTCATATGCGGGGTAAGGTTTTGTAA
- a CDS encoding class I SAM-dependent methyltransferase: MESAIFEIFDGLPRQGPGSNECTEKAFNMLSSLPAGTKILDIGCGVGMQTIHLAKICKDCYITATDIYQPFLDKLMENAAKEGLDDRISTVCASMDDLPFEAGEFDVIWAEGSIFILGFEKGISYWKQFLKSGGYMAVTENTWFTNEPSEEVVEFWQEIYPGIMNIPDTEKVITAAGYDVIDNFKLPVSAWYEFYDNLEKRVDEISDNYKGNTEAEMILEFNRKEIKLFRERPDEYGYAFYIFQKNKL, translated from the coding sequence ATGGAATCAGCAATTTTTGAGATATTTGATGGGTTACCCAGACAGGGCCCGGGTAGTAATGAATGTACTGAAAAAGCATTTAATATGCTTTCTTCTCTTCCCGCAGGTACTAAGATCCTTGATATTGGATGTGGTGTAGGTATGCAGACAATACACCTTGCGAAGATCTGCAAGGACTGTTATATCACTGCAACTGATATTTACCAGCCTTTTCTGGATAAACTTATGGAAAATGCAGCTAAAGAAGGCCTTGATGACAGGATCAGTACAGTTTGTGCTTCCATGGATGACCTGCCTTTTGAAGCAGGAGAATTCGACGTGATCTGGGCAGAAGGCTCCATCTTTATCCTTGGCTTTGAAAAGGGGATCAGCTACTGGAAACAGTTCCTTAAAAGTGGTGGCTATATGGCAGTGACGGAGAACACATGGTTCACAAACGAACCTTCTGAGGAAGTTGTTGAATTCTGGCAGGAAATATATCCCGGAATAATGAACATACCTGACACTGAAAAAGTTATCACGGCAGCAGGATATGATGTCATTGATAACTTTAAACTGCCAGTTTCTGCCTGGTACGAGTTTTATGATAATCTGGAAAAAAGAGTTGATGAGATCAGTGATAACTACAAAGGAAACACTGAGGCAGAAATGATACTTGAGTTTAACAGAAAAGAGATTAAACTCTTCAGAGAACGCCCGGATGAATATGGTTATGCATTCTACATTTTTCAGAAGAACAAACTCTAA
- a CDS encoding ATP-binding cassette domain-containing protein produces MYAIEVENLVRKFGDFTAVDNLSFSIKKGEVFGLLGPNGAGKTTTMSMLSTMLPPSSGKASVNGFDIQKNQDNVRKSIGIVFQDQSLDEELTAYENMDFHGRLYRIPKNTRQKKITELLKLVELYDKKDNLVKTYSGGMRRRLEIARGLMHEPQVLFLDEPTLGLDPQTRNHLWDYIDKLNKEKGISIILTTHYMDEADKLCHRIAIIDKGKIIALDTSENLKNDIGGDVITIISPERDDLYSAIKSMPEIKNIELHDSSITIGIQNAEKHVAHIVNIASANNIEIKSLSINKPTLEDVFLHFTGRTIREEEANSKDKMRMIRKAGRR; encoded by the coding sequence ATGTATGCAATTGAAGTTGAAAACCTGGTACGGAAATTCGGTGATTTCACCGCCGTAGATAACCTGTCTTTCAGCATAAAAAAAGGTGAGGTATTTGGTCTGCTCGGTCCCAACGGAGCCGGAAAGACCACAACAATGTCCATGCTTTCAACAATGCTTCCTCCAAGTTCGGGAAAAGCTTCAGTGAATGGTTTTGACATTCAGAAGAATCAGGACAATGTCAGGAAATCCATAGGGATAGTTTTCCAGGACCAGAGTCTGGATGAGGAGCTTACAGCTTACGAGAACATGGATTTCCATGGAAGACTTTACCGTATTCCTAAAAATACAAGACAAAAAAAGATCACTGAGCTCCTGAAACTTGTGGAGCTTTACGATAAGAAGGATAACCTTGTGAAAACATACTCCGGTGGTATGCGCCGTCGTCTTGAGATAGCACGTGGTCTCATGCACGAGCCGCAGGTACTTTTCCTTGATGAGCCGACCCTTGGCCTTGACCCGCAGACAAGGAACCACCTATGGGATTACATTGACAAACTGAACAAGGAAAAAGGTATCTCAATAATCCTGACAACTCATTACATGGATGAAGCAGACAAGCTTTGTCATCGAATAGCTATAATTGACAAAGGTAAGATCATTGCCCTTGATACTTCTGAAAATCTCAAGAATGATATTGGAGGTGATGTGATCACTATAATTTCTCCTGAAAGGGATGATCTTTATTCAGCAATAAAATCCATGCCCGAGATCAAAAACATTGAGCTCCACGATTCCTCTATAACCATAGGGATACAGAATGCTGAAAAACATGTTGCTCACATAGTCAATATTGCATCTGCAAACAATATTGAAATCAAATCTCTTTCCATTAACAAACCAACACTTGAAGATGTTTTCCTGCACTTTACAGGCAGAACCATCAGGGAAGAAGAAGCCAATTCTAAAGATAAGATGCGAATGATACGAAAGGCAGGGAGGAGATAA
- a CDS encoding cobalamin B12-binding domain-containing protein gives MLPTKEFLDRAIEATLDLNVDEACEIAYEALELGIDTQYLLEHGFHAALSLMKGLFDEGRIYLPHMIVAAEAVEAATTVLMPASKKNSLIKSKGIVLLGTIEGDIHSIGKDIVATSLQIDGYEVIDLGVDVPIETFVEEAIKVHPDVIATSALMTITMTNQLTLEESLKEAGIRDKLKTMVGGTPVTSEWAKEIGADIYGDNASDAVRKVNSLMWPEKEEALAINKKNCSENVCY, from the coding sequence GTGCTACCTACAAAAGAATTCCTTGACAGAGCAATAGAAGCAACCTTAGACCTTAATGTCGATGAAGCATGTGAAATTGCATATGAAGCATTGGAACTTGGAATTGATACTCAATATCTTTTAGAGCATGGTTTTCATGCTGCACTCTCGTTGATGAAGGGTCTGTTTGATGAAGGAAGGATTTATCTTCCACATATGATAGTTGCTGCAGAAGCAGTGGAAGCAGCCACCACTGTTTTGATGCCGGCATCTAAAAAGAACTCGCTGATAAAATCTAAAGGTATTGTGCTTCTTGGCACCATAGAAGGCGATATACACTCCATTGGCAAGGACATAGTTGCAACATCTCTTCAAATAGATGGCTATGAGGTAATTGATCTTGGTGTGGATGTGCCTATAGAAACCTTTGTGGAGGAAGCTATAAAGGTTCATCCGGATGTGATTGCAACATCTGCCCTGATGACCATCACTATGACTAATCAGCTAACACTTGAGGAGAGTCTCAAGGAAGCAGGCATCAGGGATAAGTTGAAGACAATGGTTGGAGGAACACCTGTCACCTCCGAATGGGCCAAGGAAATTGGTGCTGACATATACGGGGACAATGCATCCGATGCGGTCAGAAAGGTAAATTCTCTTATGTGGCCTGAAAAAGAAGAAGCATTGGCCATCAACAAAAAGAACTGTTCTGAGAATGTTTGCTACTGA
- a CDS encoding ABC transporter permease — translation MDIVYTIWLRSVKRYIRSKSRLIGSLGMPLFLFLVLGFGLNSVVVMPGMEQGYIGFIMPGIISMSVLFTSVFAGIQIIWDKQFGFLKETLVAPVSRFEIMLGQTVGGATTAVIQGLIILGLSLFMGLEINNIPGFFVAIIFMTLIGLAFTAFGIAIASRMDDMHGFQLIMNFVIFPIFGLSGALFPIDSLPEWVRSLTLLDPLTYGVEGIRYGLLGTSQIDPAASFGILSGFTILMVIVGSYMFRKISI, via the coding sequence ATGGATATCGTTTACACTATATGGTTAAGGAGCGTAAAGCGTTACATCCGTTCAAAAAGCAGGCTCATAGGCAGTCTTGGAATGCCATTGTTCCTCTTTTTAGTGCTTGGTTTCGGGCTTAATTCAGTTGTTGTAATGCCTGGTATGGAGCAGGGTTACATTGGATTTATCATGCCCGGTATCATCTCCATGAGCGTTCTTTTCACATCCGTCTTTGCAGGCATACAGATAATATGGGACAAACAGTTCGGTTTCCTGAAAGAGACTCTGGTGGCACCTGTGTCAAGATTTGAAATAATGCTTGGCCAGACCGTAGGAGGAGCTACAACAGCCGTTATTCAGGGACTTATCATTCTTGGACTCTCACTTTTCATGGGTTTGGAGATAAACAATATTCCAGGATTTTTCGTGGCGATAATCTTCATGACACTTATTGGGCTGGCATTCACAGCATTTGGAATTGCCATTGCTTCAAGAATGGATGATATGCACGGGTTCCAGCTTATTATGAACTTTGTGATATTCCCTATATTTGGTTTGTCAGGCGCTCTTTTCCCAATAGACAGCCTGCCGGAATGGGTAAGGTCACTTACATTGCTGGATCCTCTTACATACGGTGTAGAAGGTATAAGGTACGGCCTGCTTGGAACATCTCAGATCGATCCTGCTGCAAGTTTTGGTATCCTCTCAGGGTTCACAATACTTATGGTTATAGTGGGTTCTTACATGTTCAGGAAGATCAGTATATGA
- a CDS encoding carboxymuconolactone decarboxylase family protein, translating to MNEHPLKIIQDKDNDFFKIIEASGENALSEGSIPIKYKFLIALALDADHGAENGVKVLAMQAMEAGATKEEIMEAVRIANYIGGIGSVYTAANALREIL from the coding sequence ATGAATGAACACCCATTGAAAATAATACAGGATAAAGACAACGATTTTTTCAAAATAATTGAAGCAAGTGGGGAGAATGCACTCTCTGAGGGCAGCATACCAATTAAATACAAGTTCCTCATTGCACTGGCACTTGATGCGGACCATGGTGCCGAGAACGGAGTGAAGGTGCTTGCAATGCAGGCTATGGAAGCCGGTGCAACAAAAGAAGAGATAATGGAAGCAGTACGTATTGCAAACTACATAGGGGGTATTGGAAGTGTTTACACCGCGGCTAATGCCCTGAGAGAAATACTATAG
- a CDS encoding PAS domain-containing sensor histidine kinase, which produces MDLENVNVSGDDPLGKSSENSDVLDIKKITNAVFEYAPNTVLIIGKDFRIEKINKAGSDLVGRDPGSVPGILGGEVLLCVNSVRGNGCGKTSECSLCNIRNIVVDTFRTGKDHHHLEGNMDILLADGTVSSRSFIASTTYVHLDAESKVILYLDDISERKKAEKTLKEIEERFKILYENMPGGTLIIGKDYIIEEVNHRTCEITGYKREELIGQLCDIVCPKGSLSKKCPIWVDGLEGFQGMDTAIKCKNGTKTPILKNSKRILIEGNQFILENFQDISESKAAEEAIINSKIMAEEANRTKSEFLATMSHELRTPLNAVIGYSDLLLEESYGDLNAQQKRSLGHISHSGKHLLKLINDILDISKIESGKMELHYEDFYVDEIFGNVLNIVSPFARKKAIKLHTSIDPETLSLTADKIRFKQILFNLASNAVKFTHDSGHVTLKACLNGGMAEFSVVDNGIGISPDNIEKLFMPFQQIDSTISRKYDGTGLGLSLVKRFVEMHGGDVFVESELGKGSTFSFRLPSDVVTH; this is translated from the coding sequence ATGGATTTAGAAAATGTTAATGTTTCTGGGGATGATCCTCTTGGAAAATCCAGTGAAAACTCTGACGTTTTGGATATCAAAAAGATAACAAATGCTGTCTTTGAGTATGCGCCTAATACTGTTCTGATTATCGGGAAAGATTTTCGTATTGAAAAGATAAACAAGGCAGGTTCAGATCTTGTAGGACGTGATCCGGGATCAGTACCGGGTATACTTGGCGGAGAGGTACTCTTATGTGTGAACTCTGTTCGTGGCAATGGATGTGGCAAGACCTCTGAATGTTCACTGTGCAACATCCGTAATATTGTGGTCGATACTTTCAGGACAGGCAAAGATCATCATCATCTTGAAGGAAATATGGATATTCTTTTGGCAGATGGCACTGTTTCCAGCAGGAGTTTTATTGCATCTACTACTTATGTACATCTTGATGCCGAAAGTAAGGTTATTCTTTATCTTGATGACATAAGTGAACGTAAAAAGGCAGAGAAAACTCTTAAGGAAATAGAAGAGCGCTTTAAGATACTTTATGAAAATATGCCAGGTGGCACTCTTATCATCGGGAAGGATTACATTATTGAAGAAGTGAACCATCGAACCTGTGAGATTACAGGTTATAAAAGAGAGGAATTAATAGGGCAACTATGTGATATTGTCTGTCCTAAAGGTTCATTATCTAAAAAATGTCCTATATGGGTGGATGGTCTTGAAGGTTTTCAGGGAATGGATACCGCCATAAAATGCAAGAATGGTACCAAGACTCCAATTCTTAAAAACTCAAAAAGAATACTTATTGAAGGAAATCAGTTCATCCTTGAAAATTTCCAGGATATTTCTGAAAGTAAAGCTGCTGAAGAGGCTATTATCAATTCCAAGATCATGGCCGAAGAGGCTAACAGAACAAAGAGTGAATTCCTTGCAACCATGAGTCATGAGCTGCGTACACCATTAAATGCTGTTATCGGTTATTCTGATCTTTTGCTGGAAGAATCATATGGTGATCTCAATGCGCAGCAGAAAAGGTCTCTTGGTCATATATCCCACAGTGGAAAACATTTGTTAAAGCTTATCAATGATATTCTTGACATTTCAAAGATAGAATCGGGGAAAATGGAATTACATTATGAGGATTTCTATGTGGATGAGATATTTGGCAATGTCCTTAACATAGTTTCTCCATTTGCAAGAAAAAAAGCTATCAAACTCCATACTTCCATTGATCCGGAAACATTATCTCTTACAGCCGATAAAATTCGTTTTAAGCAGATACTGTTCAATCTTGCAAGCAATGCTGTAAAGTTTACTCATGATAGTGGTCATGTAACATTGAAAGCATGTCTTAATGGTGGTATGGCTGAATTTTCAGTAGTGGATAATGGCATTGGTATTTCACCGGATAATATTGAGAAACTTTTCATGCCGTTCCAGCAGATCGATTCCACCATCTCAAGGAAATATGACGGAACAGGCCTTGGTCTCTCACTTGTAAAAAGGTTTGTTGAAATGCATGGCGGAGATGTTTTTGTAGAAAGTGAGCTAGGTAAGGGTAGTACATTTTCTTTCAGATTACCGTCGGATGTAGTAACGCATTAG
- a CDS encoding TetR/AcrR family transcriptional regulator, with amino-acid sequence MSLREQKKKETRDRIFETSSRLFKEKGFEGTTVDEITKEAGIAKGTFFNYFPTKESLLSYFREQREEFIINIMQDQMAREIPVREKIENFLIHVAEYYEKDRELLRLLFFEQRRLLMSSGHSLSHGDHRKKKQELFIGMLADLTIEGMQKGEIKSDIDPKLVAQTLHAVYFHSLMTWLHSEDDYSFSKDMSAKIDIIFEGIGV; translated from the coding sequence ATGTCTCTGCGAGAACAAAAGAAAAAAGAAACCCGGGACAGGATATTTGAAACATCAAGCCGCCTGTTCAAAGAAAAAGGATTCGAAGGCACAACGGTTGATGAGATCACAAAGGAAGCCGGTATTGCAAAAGGTACTTTTTTCAATTATTTTCCGACAAAAGAGTCGCTTCTCTCATATTTCAGAGAACAGAGGGAAGAATTCATTATCAATATAATGCAGGATCAGATGGCCCGTGAAATTCCTGTAAGGGAAAAGATAGAGAACTTTCTGATTCATGTGGCAGAGTACTACGAAAAGGACAGGGAACTTCTAAGGTTGCTGTTCTTTGAGCAGAGAAGACTCTTAATGTCTTCAGGTCACAGTCTGTCGCATGGAGATCACAGGAAAAAGAAACAGGAACTCTTTATTGGCATGCTGGCTGATCTTACAATTGAAGGCATGCAAAAAGGAGAAATAAAGTCTGACATAGATCCTAAACTGGTAGCACAGACACTCCATGCAGTCTACTTCCATTCCCTTATGACCTGGTTGCATTCGGAGGACGATTATTCATTTTCAAAGGATATGTCAGCAAAGATCGATATCATATTCGAAGGTATTGGTGTATGA
- a CDS encoding TrmB family transcriptional regulator codes for MDEKLLANIGLNKYERTVYWTLLKKGELEASKLSQLSRVPIGKIYEILSDLNKYGLVDIKPSRPRKYRTVDTKIAFEVMYQIKEEEALNELKLLREAFAEIERQLSNDDSPKHVETIFWPDKFYDDELKETVNSFFEDIEHEICVVTPTKYKPGVSEQYDDSMSVFSKAYLSLAQRGIHVKIIDSYSQLLPSIKELINSIENESVKSNLQKFMEIRILETKHDFVIFDSKTLFLDIEDQINTGTSLGMTQIHDESYTKRFKAKFDDLWTKGKRFDFT; via the coding sequence ATGGATGAAAAGTTACTTGCAAATATCGGTTTAAACAAATATGAAAGAACCGTTTACTGGACGCTTTTGAAAAAAGGGGAGCTGGAAGCAAGTAAATTATCACAATTATCACGAGTTCCCATTGGAAAGATCTATGAGATTTTGAGTGATTTAAACAAGTATGGCCTTGTGGATATAAAACCTTCAAGACCACGAAAATACAGGACTGTTGATACGAAAATTGCTTTTGAAGTTATGTATCAAATAAAAGAAGAAGAAGCACTCAATGAGCTCAAACTACTCCGGGAAGCATTTGCTGAAATTGAACGGCAACTTTCCAATGACGATTCTCCAAAGCATGTTGAAACAATATTCTGGCCCGACAAGTTTTATGATGATGAACTAAAAGAGACAGTTAATTCCTTTTTTGAGGATATTGAGCATGAAATATGTGTTGTTACTCCCACTAAGTATAAGCCAGGAGTATCAGAACAATATGATGATTCAATGTCAGTATTCAGCAAGGCTTACTTAAGTTTGGCACAACGTGGCATTCATGTTAAAATTATAGATTCCTACTCTCAACTGTTACCGTCAATAAAAGAACTTATTAATTCAATAGAAAACGAATCGGTCAAAAGTAATTTACAGAAATTCATGGAAATAAGAATTCTGGAAACAAAGCATGATTTCGTAATCTTTGATTCAAAGACTCTCTTTTTAGATATTGAAGATCAGATCAACACGGGTACCAGTCTCGGTATGACACAAATTCATGATGAGTCATATACAAAGCGTTTCAAGGCTAAATTCGACGACCTCTGGACTAAGGGAAAGCGATTTGATTTCACATAA
- a CDS encoding GNAT family N-acetyltransferase: protein MLSKQSVCKYLFFGPNTEEVTMAYFLPLISSIDDSLKDDKIPDFHVFAIRGKDTDTFIGQCALIPIEFTNGNYLIGYQIDDSQWRKGYGYAACEFLVYYAFDVIDAFRITGDCAEGNIGSEKTMIKAGLQSEGRQRKYWLNDGKWHDRLLFALMKDDVSEQRMKILVDQYM from the coding sequence ATGCTTTCAAAACAGAGTGTATGCAAATATTTGTTTTTCGGACCGAATACAGAAGAAGTTACGATGGCGTATTTTTTGCCATTGATAAGTTCAATAGATGATTCCTTAAAGGATGATAAAATTCCGGATTTTCATGTATTCGCCATCAGGGGAAAAGATACAGACACTTTTATAGGGCAATGCGCATTGATTCCAATAGAATTCACGAACGGAAATTACCTTATTGGATACCAGATTGATGATAGCCAATGGAGAAAAGGATATGGATATGCTGCTTGTGAGTTTTTGGTATATTATGCATTTGATGTAATCGATGCATTCAGGATTACCGGGGATTGTGCAGAAGGAAACATAGGGTCTGAAAAAACAATGATCAAAGCAGGTTTACAGTCAGAAGGACGACAAAGAAAATATTGGTTAAATGATGGCAAATGGCATGACCGATTACTTTTTGCTTTAATGAAAGACGATGTTTCAGAACAAAGAATGAAAATATTGGTAGATCAGTATATGTAA
- a CDS encoding TspO/MBR family protein: protein MNVSNVNWKQLIISIVICQIPGISGGFFTVRAIPTWYAYLQKPALIPPNWSFSIVWTLLYLLMGISLYIVWQKGRSVPYIKTAMSIFIVQLFFNFLWSYLFFGLRSPQLGLAGIILLWILIVVNIIQFYRISKPAGLLLVPYILWVSFAAYLNYGIMVLNP, encoded by the coding sequence ATGAATGTTTCAAATGTAAATTGGAAGCAATTGATAATTTCAATAGTCATCTGCCAGATACCGGGCATATCAGGTGGATTTTTCACCGTAAGAGCAATTCCGACCTGGTATGCATATCTTCAAAAACCTGCCCTTATTCCTCCAAACTGGAGTTTTTCAATTGTTTGGACTCTTCTTTATCTGCTAATGGGAATTTCACTTTATATTGTCTGGCAAAAAGGAAGGTCTGTTCCGTATATAAAAACAGCAATGTCAATCTTCATTGTCCAATTATTCTTTAATTTCCTGTGGTCTTACCTGTTCTTTGGGCTGCGTTCACCGCAACTGGGGCTTGCAGGAATAATATTACTCTGGATTTTGATCGTTGTGAATATTATTCAGTTCTACCGCATCTCAAAACCTGCGGGATTATTGCTTGTACCTTACATTCTCTGGGTATCCTTCGCAGCTTATCTCAACTATGGGATCATGGTTCTGAATCCCTGA